In Mustela lutreola isolate mMusLut2 chromosome 16, mMusLut2.pri, whole genome shotgun sequence, the genomic window ATGTCCATTCTTGGTGGACATTCTCCTCTCATACACCTGTTCATACGAGAAGGGTTTCTCCCGGAGCTGCTCTGGGAGTCGGGCGGACCACAAGAGATAACTGCAGCTTCTCCTGGTCTGTGGTGTCCATTCCCTCAAATGTCACATCTGCTCAGGCTTGTATTAGGCAGGGATGGGTCCAATACAAGCCTCAAGCTAACAGTCactcacaaaagagaaaaacttcaATGAATCTGTTTCACACACACGTAGGGGAGGTGATTCGGAGCTGACCTGAGTCAGTGAGTGGAGAAACCCCTGTTGTTgtccacaaacacacattggggaGCACTGCAGGTTTTAGCCTTCACCCGCAGTCCtggccccttcctgcctctgaggACCCTGGCGTCCCTCTCTGTGTCCACATGGGTGGAAGCCTCTACCAGATGACCTGCTGATGGTCCTGGGAACTGACAACTGCTCAGCAttgttctctgttctttcttgtGGTTCCCTGACTCTCTGGGGAGCTTTCATTTCTCAGTTCCTGCATGTGACTATTTCTATACATTTCAGAAATAGGGTCAGTAGTGCTTATTGGTACAAAGCATGTGAGGGGTCTTGACTGGATGTGAAAAACATCCACCTAGGTTAAGTCTGACCCCATAATCCTTCCATGTACAAAACCCCTCTTATCCCTCTCTGAAAACTAACAGTAATGAGTCCCCTCCCATGAACTGGGAACCAATGACCCCCACAATTATCCTAAGGAGTGGGGTTCAGGACAAGATCCAAACAAGGAAACAGACTTGGAGACAGGATGTTATTACCCTGGGAAATACAGGCAATGGAAAATGGATGAATATTTAGAGAAAGGTTAACTTTTCCTTCAAAAATCAGAGCTCCCACACTGCTGAAATAGATGTTCCCTACAGCTTACATGCAGGACTCCAGGGTGGAGAGGACGGCTCTGCCCCAGAAACAAGGGGCACTGAGGAGCCAGGAGCATCTCACAGGGATGTTCCCAAGAAGGTTGGGGAGTGTGGACAATGTCACAAGAAAATAGAGAAGTCCTTGGAGGCTGTGCAGAAAGAAAGTCTACACTCTGGGGCCAGGAGAGGGGCTGTGCTCCCTTCCATATGTGCCTGTATTTCTCCCCTGGGCTCATTACCACCATGACCTCAACGTGAGCTGATCAGAGAGGACACACATGTGTCTGTGCTGGTTTGAGCTCTAAATGGCAGCAGGAACCTGTGTCCACTGTAGCATTTCTGGGGCTTTGGGCCCCAGTCCATGGTGAGGACCCAGGGGTATGCTGAGGATGAAGGAGACACAACAGGGGGCCCTGGTGGGGGAAGGACCTGTCCTGGTCCCCTCACCTGGATGGGGCATCTCAGGAAGCCTCAGGATCCACCCCTTGCACCATCATGCACACCAGAGCAGGGCTCAGGGAAGGGGGTGTTCCCCTTCCTGTTGTCACATCTTGCTGACATGACAACCCTGTGAGAGGCAGGACTGGCCTCCACGTGGCCACACcctatgtgtctgtctgtcctaTGGTCACAGTGGTCCCTTTGTCTGCACAGTGGGAACCAGAGAGAGGAGACACCATGACACTCACCCTCACAGTTCTGCTCTGTCTTGGTGAGATctgaggaggggtggggacacCCTAGTCTGGGAGGGACCTGCCCCACAGCCAGGCCCTGCTCTGTCTGAGGCCCCTGGCTCAGGAGGCTCATGGGAGGAGGGGTTCTGCTAGGATTCAGGGCAAGCCTCTCACAGGGACTCTCTTCCAGGGCTGAGTGTGGACTCCAGGACCAGAGTGCAGACAGGTGAGTCTGTCCCCAGGGGTCTCAGTCCCACCTCCTCACTGGAGACAGGGGTCACCCATCAGGCAGCAGGGGATGGAGAACAGGAGCTCTGGGCTGACCAAGGGGGACGTCTGGGAGTTTGGGGCAGAACAgggacctgggggtggggaaggtctGTGTcccagcctctgtttccttccaggGACCCGCCCCAAACCTAACATCTGGGCTGAGCCAGGCTTTGTGATCCCCTGGTGGACATCTGTGACCATCTGGTGTCAGGGTGGCCTGGAGGCCCAGGAGTACCGCCTGCATAAAGAGGGAAAGTTAGAGACCTGGGACAGACAGAAGCCACTGGAGCCCGGGGACAAGGCCAAGTTCTTCATCAGATACATGAGAGTTATGCATACAGGAAGATATCGCTGTAACTATCTCAGCCTCACTGGCTGGTCAGAGCTCAGTGAACCCCTGGTGCTGGTGATGACAGGTGCGAGCCCACTCAGGGCCCCAGCCCTAGGCTCTGCCTTCAGGAAGGGGGTGGGCTCTCAGGGGTCTCCTTCTCACAGCCCAGCCTGGGGATAATGTGGGGAATCTGAGCACCATTTAacacccaccccctcctcctcttctaggATTACAGAACAAACCCCAGCTCTCAGCCCTGCCCAGTCATGTCGTGACCCCAGGAAGGAACGTGACCCTCCAGTGTGGCTCATGGTTAGGATTTGACAGGTTCGTCCTGATGAAAGAAGGAGAGAACCAGCCTTCCTGGACCATGGTCTCCCAGAGAGCCCCCGGTGGTAGGACCCATGCCCTGTTCCCTGTGGGCCCTGTGAACACCAGCCTCAGATGGACATTCAGATGCTATGGCTATTACAACACCACCTCCCAGATATGGTCGCACCCCAGTGACCCCCTGGAGCTGCTGGCCTCAGGTGAGGAGCCCAGCCCCATTGCCTCTGTGTTCCTGTGGTCAACATGACCCTGTCTGGAAGACCCCCAACATAGGATGGGAATGAGGGGCTACAGGGAGGCTTATTCACAGGGGCGTCCACCCCTCAGAGAAATGAGGACCACACTGTCCTCccacacctgcccctccccacacgcCCGCCACTCAGAGCTCTAGGTGCCTACAGAAGGGTTTTCGGGACCCTGGGGCAGATACACCAGGAGCCTAGAGAGGGTCTCTGCGGGAAGCTCCAGCCCTCCACCCTCCTCTTGTCTCTTTCCCTGAACCCTCTGGGGgctccaggccccacccccaggtcCCCACTACCCAGCTGATACGTCACTGGGACCTCTTTCCTCAGAAAGAGTACAGACCATCCCGGGGAGTCTGAGAGCCTCCCAGAGGACCGAAGACCCCCTGAGATACTCAGAAGCAACCTTGTGTTCCAGGGGCTAAGAGTCCAGCAGAGATGTAGGGGGGAAGGCTCCAGAGACTCTGAGGCTGGTCGATGAGAGATGGGGTGGtcatggcagagggagagctaGGCGGAGAGCAGCCAGGCTGAAGGGAGGAGCAAGCTACCCTCCCTGTCCTGGGTTTACAATGTACCTGGTGGGGTCCATTGAGGGGCGGGGTCTCAGTGCTCCCTGAGATGGTGATTTGGGGTGGGTCCCTTTCCatcagggcctcagtttctccatttgtgATAGGGGAGAACCCTGGCTCAGATCTCAAGGACATGTCCTTTCGGACCTTCCAGGTTTGCTGCCTTAGGACTGCAGAATGGGAAGGTGAACAGTGAGGGCTGTAGGATGCAGGGACGGGCAGGACAGTGACGCTGGTGACGGCCCCAGAACTCCTCTGTCTGTCCTGCAGTGCTCAGCCTGGCTGTATCCAGACAGCCCTGCTGGAAAGAAATCAGAATCAAACAGAAATAAGCAAGGGCTTGACAGTTGGGCTCCACGGGATGTAAATCCCAGATCTGCCGCTTCTGGGCAGTGGGATTTCAGACAAGTCCTTTCACTGTCTGTGAAACATGTCTCCTATAGTCTCCCTCATAGGTTTGCTGAGAGGTTTAGGTGAGATCTTGGACATGAGAGCCCTGCACGGGACGGGCCCAGAGGGTGTGCGAACCCTCATGTTCCCTTCCCTCATGTGCTCGCTGAAAACTGCAGGCAGGCCCCACGTGCAAGTGTGGGGTCTGCAGGGCAGAGGACCAGTCTTGGCTGGACTTGGGGAGTGAGGAAGGCATGGAGTCCCTCCCACGCAGGGATGGTTCTGAGCACCTCAAAGCTTCTGACAATAGCAGGCGCATTCAGCTGGGGCTACAGGAGAAGGCAGGGTACATGAGGACAACAGAATGAACCATTCCAACCAAGgcaggagcccagagccagaaGCAGGTGTCCACTAGGGTGGGCATTGTGAGGAGAGCACAGGGAACCCACCGTCCTGggttggaatcccagctctgccactgacttcCTGGCCTGGTCACCTGGGGCACCTGACTCATCTCTCTGAGCATTGGTTCCTTGTCTGTGAAACGGGTGAAGGTGGGGGTGGCATTTTCTGGTGCATGATCATTATGGAGATCAGAGGTGATGATGGCATAGACCCCACCACGGGTCTACATGCAGCAGTTGCCCAGTTAACTGACATCCTGGTCCATTCATGGTATCCCTTGTGTCCAAGGTCACAAGCACCAGAGAAGCTGGATCCCAGTGCCTGTGACCTTCTTCCTGatgctcttcctccttctcctcttcctccttgtcCGACACCAGCGCCAGAAAAAATGCTGCAAGTCAAGTAAGTAGACGATGGGGAGCTCTGGTCTACCTGAGGCGCAAAACCCAACTATGAAGATGCAAAGTGGCTTCTTGGGACACACAGGAGTTGCCACAGATATGAGGGCAGGTAGCTCCCTCCCCAACACCCGGGGAGCCATGTCAGTGACGGGGGTGGGCTTCAAGGGAGGGGTCATCACCCTGCAACCAGTGGGGAGTGGGCACAGTGGCAAGGAGTGCGGGAGGATGGGTGGAAGATTAGTTGTTTTGAGCAGGTATGTAAAAATATTGGGGATCAAGGCACCGAGTTACTCAAGGTTTTCAGGGATTTATCCATGTGCAAAAGCAGTTTAAACTCTGAACTGCTCTACCGGAATTGGAAATGCCAGTGGGACCTCGTTAAAGTGCATACATGTACATTGACGGGATAATGGTAGGTGTAAGCATCTGTTGTGTCTGTGAGTATATGTATGAACACACGGGTCCCAGCTCCAACCACCAATAAAACCTAGACATGGTGACGGCACACCGATCATCCAGatttcagttttcaaatattGCCTTCTGTTAAAAGGAATTCGGTTTCCTCTGAGAAATTCTTTATTCCAGATTGGGACAGGGAAACTAATGGAAGATGTCAGAGCATCCGAATGGGTCAGAAAGTACAAAAATTCACCAAGAGTGATGGAGCCAAGTCAGAATAACACAGAAGCCAGCTGGAAGGAATCCCCTGTGGAAAAATCTAGAATAACCTGAGCATCCAAGTATGGGATTACAATGCATCGAATAAAGCAGAAATCCATGAGTTTGTGGAGTAAATTAGTTAAtgcctggggggagaggggatgcATTAGAGTAGAATGCCAGCAGATCAGAAGGAGCAACGTGGAGATCGGAGACCTTTAAGAGTTcgctccctgatatgaggaagtggtgatgcaacatggaggcttaagtgggtagaagaagaatcaatgaaacaagatgggattgggagggagacaaaccataagtgactcttaatctcacaaaacaaactgagggttgccggggggagggggtttgggagaagggggtgggattatggacattggggagggtatgtgatttggtgagtgctgtgaagtgtgtaaacctggtgattcacagacctgtacccctggggataaaaatatatgtttataaaaaataaataattaaaaaataaataaataaataaaataaaataaaatggaatactactcagccatcagaaaaaaaaaaaaaaaaaaaagagttcgcTGCCATGATGCTGGGCCACACGGGCGAGGTTCATCGGTGGTCCTAACAATGGCCATACTGTATTTGAGAACAGCCATGGCATTGGAGGAAAACTCCAATATCTGTCTTCAAATACCAATCAGATTCTAAGGGAGGATGGAGGACTTCACTACGGGAAACCAGGCAGATGCCTCCTTGACCAGACAGTCACAGGGCTCAGTGCCAGGAGTAGGACAGGGGGATatcccaggctccagaacttGTTGGAGGTGATCACGGCTTTACCAACACCCTTTCCCGGGTATTCCTAAGTAGACACTGGGTAGagccaggaagaaaataaaagacgcCGTTTGGCAGTTGGTAAGACAGGAACCGGGAGTGTGGTTTTGGTCCACATGTTGCATAAGTGAAGATCTCCtgatccggggtcctggggttgtgTAGATGAGGCTTCATATTTGTGAGAGGTGCACAAGACAGGGTGCATATATCAGAAAAacacctacctacctacctacctattacctgtccgtccatccatccctATTTCTGTCTATGTGCATGCCTATAGATGCATGAGTAAGGGACctgccctttctttctcctctctcttgcaGCCCCCGTGCCCATTATCTCCAAATccacctccatctctctctctcgttgGTAAAATACTACCAAAGCAAAAACATAGTTCAAGGTGATGCAGGAATAAAAAAGACAGTTCTTATAAATTTtcttatgtaaaaaaataattacaaaaatcctTCAGAATGAAGGATTTAATAAGAACATAGACTTTTAAAGACATtctatcagttttgttttttaagaatatgtTGAACCCTCCATGCATGTTTTGTGTGTTAGAATTTAGTTGTTTGCTCTGAATTCCAGATCAAGGGGGGTGGGTATTTAACCTTGTCAGGGCTCGGATCCTCTGAGATCCAAACATGACCCTGGGCgccaggttctggggctgctTAGAAGCTAATTCTCACTTTGTGCAGGTGCCTCACGTCCTCAAGTTGAGACCAAAACTCTGCAGAAAAGGTAATTTCTCCCCCAAagtcctcccccaacctcccacctctgcctgcagTGCCTTTGCAGTTGCCTACTGCCCCTGTTTTTCCTCCCTCAGCTCCAGCTCCGTGGCTCCTGTCCAGGATGAGAACAAGAGTAAGTAGGAAGGAGGGTCCTGCTGGGAGACCAGGAGGAGTCCATGGGCCAGGTTCTGGGCTTTGCATGAAAATTGCCACATCTCTGTGATCCCAGGCACATCCTGCCTCATGCTGGGCCTCAGACTCCCCATCTGAGGGTGGGAGGGGCATGTGGGACTGCAGGGTTTCAGGAATTGGGGCATAAAATAGAATGTTCTCATTCTCCAGAAGCTGAGGTGAGAGAGTCCCAGCCtgaggaagacatacagatggacagTGAGGTGAGCCCCTGCTCCTGCCCGGGGCACCCAGCACAGCCTTGTTCATTAGCTACATCCATGGGCTGTTTCTCCACCGTCCTATCGTCCTATCCCTCAGATCGGCAACATCTAACCTCACCCTTCTTCTTGAAAGGTGATACATGCAGGCTGCTGGGACatcatggctcagtgggtttttcTGATACTACATGGTCCCCTCCTTCTTGGTCCccttatttgggtcctttgaaCTGTTGGTTGTCTGTGTCTCATAATGGCAATGCTGCCAGGGATAGCTGTACAGTCTGTGCACTGCACAATAGGGACAATGGAATTTAAGACCCTACTGGTGGATTCTGAGCAATGCGCCTTTTCTTATTCACACAAAGGCACCCTGTTGAATGGTCTGTCCATGAACAGAGATCCTCAGCCTGGCTTTTGCTCTGTTTACTCTCTTCCCTCTGGTTGTGTGGATTTAGATGCAATGGAACTACACAATAATGTGCCTTGAGTGTAATGATTGTCATTCCTTTCCTAGTCCCGCAGGAAGCTCACCCGAAGATCGTGTTGACCTCACTATGAGACAACTCCCTATTTGATGTTGTCACATTTATTTAATCCCAGGTACACCTGGACCATCTCCAGGCTCATAATTCCACAATTATTTCCAGCCTCAGATATCCAAGCTCCTGGGAGCTGTCTCTGCTTGTCGGCCCAACAGGCCTTTCAATGTCCCATGGGCCAAATCTCCAATCTCCCCAGAATTTGTCTCACCCTCAATGTTCAGCACTTCCCCAAGTCCGTCTAGAGACACTTTGTTCATCACAGCTGGGAGGGGGTTTCCAATGGTCTCTAGGGGCCAGGAGTGCTACCGTACATCCCACAACATGTAGGACAGCCC contains:
- the LOC131818880 gene encoding leukocyte immunoglobulin-like receptor subfamily A member 5; translated protein: MVTVVPLSAQWEPERGDTMTLTLTVLLCLGLSVDSRTRVQTGTRPKPNIWAEPGFVIPWWTSVTIWCQGGLEAQEYRLHKEGKLETWDRQKPLEPGDKAKFFIRYMRVMHTGRYRCNYLSLTGWSELSEPLVLVMTGLQNKPQLSALPSHVVTPGRNVTLQCGSWLGFDRFVLMKEGENQPSWTMVSQRAPGGRTHALFPVGPVNTSLRWTFRCYGYYNTTSQIWSHPSDPLELLASGHKHQRSWIPVPVTFFLMLFLLLLFLLVRHQRQKKCCKSSASRPQVETKTLQKSSSSVAPVQDENKKAEVRESQPEEDIQMDSEAMASEEPQDVTHAQRNSLNLGQETSAPPSSQSTEAPAEPSECAALSMH